taattaaaaagtaattttttccaacttaattttcatgaaatttggtataagaaaaagaaagaataattgaaaataatatctcAACTAAAAGAAAGGTATTTTAGAGATAGTAACATTAAatgaagtaaaattaaaattttcttatatatgttttttgacCATTATTTGTATTGAGTCATCcacttgttaatttattaataatattaaatgtgtgtaataaatgaatatttaatgcttaaaacatgaaataataaatatttcaaatactTTAACGTATGTATTAATACTTGATTATCACACGCGTCACCAAAATCAAGCATCATCACCACAAAATGACATCTCTAAATTTAGACCATCTGATGGAATGAAAACACCTTGTTCTCTCAATGCGCCTTAGACGCGTGCGCACAAATACCCCTTAGTCACACTCACATCTATTTAATGGCACATTCAAACTCAACACTACACACAAATATCAGACTCTTTGATCTTATAagcacttgtttttctttcccagtgttttttttttcatttgtttcacttttcaaattttgtCATGGAGTTCAAATATCGTGATGGTCAAATCCAAAGGACACCATCACCATTGCGGAGCGCTCTTCCTTCCAACTCCTATGTCTCCAATCGCCCATTACATGGTAACACTTTTCTAATCTTTATGTTCCTTTCATCAATAGAcccatttgttttttttgtttaaatacaaAACTTTTGTCACCAATTCATTCTATTAACAATCCAATTTCCAGGGTGTGACTTTGCATCAGGTGGCTTTCCTAGCAATGTTTCAGCGCCTAGAGTTTTCCCAATGGTCATGCCGATCAATGTCAACGAAGTATTCCAACGAGAGTTGGAGAAAGAGCAAATATGGCGAGAGCTAGAGAAGGAAAAAATCAGGAGAGAAATCATTGCTCGTGAGATGGCTTTTGCACAACGACGAGAGTTGGAAGACGAAGTGAGAAAGGAAATGGAATTAGAGAGAACATCTAGAATGTCGATGCAAAGATCAGAGGGGATTGCATTTCGAGAACCAATTTCAGAGTCTATTAATCAGAGTCGGTTGAATAACATTACCATGTTTGGTGGGCTACCATTCCATTTATCGTCCCAAGCTTCTAAGCAAATTCACACGGATAATATCCTATTTGATAACAAAGAAGCTTCTAATAGCAAGGATAAAGTGATTATATTGGTTAGTGTATAGACTTATGTTTAATTTATCCttcatttttgtctttatcattgttttcaattttgattttcttttcctacTTCTTCTTTAGTGTTATTTGGTCTATGAAAAGGTTTTACTCTTTTCGTTgttgactaaaattaaaaaatgccaCCTTATTTGAGAATGTCtcttgaatatatatatttttattttgaagcctTCACTTGGCTGGTGAGCATAAATGCTTTTGTTTATCCCATTGCAGAATAAGCCAGATGATCATTGTGGAGAAAAGCGCAAAGCAATGACACTTGCAATTGATGACAATGAGAGTCTACGGAAGAAAGCCAAGAAGGAGTGGACTTGCGAGTTGTGTCAAATTTCTACAACAAGTGAGAAAGGCTTGAATGATCATATTCAAGGGAAAAAACATAAGGCTAACAAAGAATCCACTAGAACTCAAAAAATAGGtaagagaaagaaaacaacTTTATCATTGAAGAAAAGTAAACATTGTGTGAAATGTACTAAAGTCATCATTATTATGAATGCAGGGCTGGATTCAAGACCAGAAAGTGAAACACTTCATCTTTGTTTCACACCCGCGGACACATGCAATATGGAATCTGAAGAAAAGGGCCAAGTTGTCCCAAAGAGCAAAGGTTTAGGTGATTTGGACGATCAAAATGAAACAACTACTAGTAAACAAGCACAGGAAACAAGCGCACTATCAAAAGggaagaaatttgatttttggtgTGAGCTTTGTCAAGTTCAAACTCAATCAGAAATTGTCATGCAAAGTcatcaaaatggaaaaaaacACTTGAGAAATATGAAGAAATTGAATCACAACAATGATGGTGTTGCAAATCTTGGATAACAATACAACTCATGTTATATGTTGTGTAGTGTGTACCTTCataaatgtttatttctttcatttattaatGTGCTATTTTTTGTATGCTTTAAAAGTTATGATTATAGAGTTAtatgatgaggaacccatttaACCTGGTGTGAAAAAAGCCTGAGGCATTGCATCTTTATTTAAATGTACATCCCTGAAATTGAAGAgataaattaaagaagaagaaaaaatattattttgaaaataaaagcacttcTAAATTCTCCCAAGAAACATAACTAAATGATTTGACTCTATTATCTTCGCACATGCTCGTTTATAAATTGCAAACATATTAGgatgtttatttttctatagAACATCAATACTACGCGAGTGATAAATTCAtgttaaacatatattttaggcttggaaataaaaaaatcaaaacacttAATCATAGGAAAAGctcataaaaattgaagtctgtaaattatttatgttttattttacttaaaagttattttttattgaaataaaaaacaatagtggtaaagaaaaattaaacactggttattaattttcattcttttagcATGAAagaaccttttaattaaaaaattgtctgatattttttgttaaaaatggttttatttagatctaattatttgatttaataaaaaagtatatttataaaataaaaaatattgtataaattatttaattttacataaaatttagtaataataaaaaaaattaatttatataaaattagtttaataatatgcaaataataaaaatttgaaaagttactTTGTAAATGAAATCGAAATTCGAAGTTTATAACCAAACTTTTTTTCTAGGAGATTGGTTATTTTTCATGTTACtgagaaattttataaatatgaaacCATTGAAAATATTAGAGAGCATTGatttattcaaaagaaaaaggggaaaaaaagtaAGAAGTCCTTAAAAAGAATGTAAAATTAATCCACACAGCAAGACTCCAAGTCGTCACCAAAAAGCAGCCAATTAGATAGAAAAG
This region of Glycine soja cultivar W05 chromosome 17, ASM419377v2, whole genome shotgun sequence genomic DNA includes:
- the LOC114391619 gene encoding uncharacterized protein LOC114391619; amino-acid sequence: MVKSKGYHHLCGTLFLPTPRSPIAHYKLEKEKIWRELEKEGIRREIIAREMAFAQRRELEDEVRKELELERTFRISMQRSDGITFREPISVSFNHSMGPLNNITMSGGLPFHLLSQASKQINKDKVIILIPLQNKPDDHCGEKRKAMTLAIDDNESLQKKSKKEWSCELCQISATSLKGLNDIQGKKHKANKESTRTQKIGLDSRPESETLHPCLTPVDTCKLESKVKGQVVQTSKGLGDLDDQNETTTSKQAQETSALSKGKKFEFWCELCQVQTQSEIVMQSHKNGKKHLTNMKKFNHNNDRCDFASGGFPSNVSAPRVFPMVMPINVNEVFQRELEKEQIWRELEKEKIRREIIAREMAFAQRRELEDEVRKEMELERTSRMSMQRSEGIAFREPISESINQSRLNNITMFGGLPFHLSSQASKQIHTDNILFDNKEASNSKDKVIILNKPDDHCGEKRKAMTLAIDDNESLRKKAKKEWTCELCQISTTSEKGLNDHIQGKKHKANKESTRTQKIGLDSRPESETLHLCFTPADTCNMESEEKGQVVPKSKGLGDLDDQNETTTSKQAQETSALSKGKKFDFWCELCQVQTQSEIVMQSHQNGKKHLRNMKKLNHNNDGVANLG
- the LOC114392050 gene encoding uncharacterized protein LOC114392050 codes for the protein MEFKYRDGQIQRTPSPLRSALPSNSYVSNRPLHGCDFASGGFPSNVSAPRVFPMVMPINVNEVFQRELEKEQIWRELEKEKIRREIIAREMAFAQRRELEDEVRKEMELERTSRMSMQRSEGIAFREPISESINQSRLNNITMFGGLPFHLSSQASKQIHTDNILFDNKEASNSKDKVIILVSV